In Brachypodium distachyon strain Bd21 chromosome 2, Brachypodium_distachyon_v3.0, whole genome shotgun sequence, one genomic interval encodes:
- the LOC100835014 gene encoding DNA ligase 6 isoform X1: MASLLCSPATKSFSVDTSTLFLSSLASLSPAQTHPISAPSATPPVPATVPSTALIPNSSFLVDAFRHAGDFSVAYFLSHFHSDHYAGLGPSWRRGLVFCSAPTARLLASVLSVPSELIVSIDIGARITVDGWGVVAVDANHCPGAVQFLFTSPGPNTKRYVHTGDFRYTDSMRSDPNLLEFVGADAVFLDTTYCNPKFTFPSQEESVEYVVNTIKQVKEESEAAGERVLFLIATYVVGKEKILLEVARRCGCMIHVDSRKMKILTGLGFGGEKGVFTEDAAASDVHVTGWNILGETWPYFRPNFVKMKEIMMERGYTKAVSFVPTGWMYETKKEGFAVRVKDSLKIHLVPYSEHSSYDELREYVKFLHPKQVIPTVGVDGGKLDGKEAIALKKHFAGLVDETANKHEFLSVFHPRSICATLNHEDVLAKCLRDQDGEEFASLPEINNASELSDSSNIKITEEMKKELSDFLPSWVSQDQILGLLMRSGGDVVQSASDFFERERDFFEEANVSNNEMSKSGGIHTSDHGPSADVSSQQEVTLFSEKPMEPSTKLVNLTPVRMNSNLPKKERKRVSSTANKSKKKGRSAASTESGGRKQPTITNYFGRAMAAASKSETANKVTVDPYENIGEKENDTQLTDIVKTHEQGINQLLQIVDGSMSRESAISLLEKTKGDVNVAVDMFYSKIQNNNVPVNDKSIVPQNTQNEIIDKNSNSDIIQSSSQATPKMQNLYVQTSLAQADSMNISLPVEKYLPIEHACWTTGQPAPYLHLARTFDLVEREKGKIKSTAMLCNMFRSLLALSRDDVLPAVYLCTNKISPGHENMELNIGGSLIISALVESLGTSRSKIHEMYKTHGDLGDVAQECRQNQTLLAPPRPLSIRDVYSTLRKLSAISGGGSAGRRKILVLHLIRSCREMEMKFLVRTLARNLRIGAMMKTILPALAHAVVLDGKCAKNTVVSLEGIKSELQGLSSEVTEAYNVIPNMDLLVPSLLREGTTFAASSLAMLPGTPIPPMLARITNGLTQALKLFDGRAFTCEYKYDGQRAQIHRLTGGSVQIFSRQMKDSTSRFPDLVNMIKELCSPEVASFVLDAEVVGIDRNKGNKLMSFQELSSRERGSKHSSITIQNIKVDICVFVFDIMFCNGERLLDYPLRQRRNYIHDYFQEKPGHFELAQQLIVEKNEASVDNSSTLHRMSSFFEKACQSSCEGIMLKTLDVDAGYSASKRCDSWLKVKRDYVEGLGDSLDLVPIGAWYGNGRKAGWYSPFLMACYNPDYEEYQSVCRVMSGFSDEFYKEMKEFYSEERILPKKPVYYKTDELPELWFSAEQVWEIRGADLTLSPVHHAATGIVHPSRGISVRMPRYIRSVPDRSPEDCSTATDVACMFKAQTRKMEVSSDGPASSH, encoded by the exons ATGGCGTCCCTCCTCTGCTCTCCCGCCACAAAATCCTTCTCCGTCGACACCTCCAcgctcttcctctcctccctggCGTCACTGTCGCCCGCCCAGACCCACCCCATCTCCGCCCCCTCCGCGACCCCGCCCGTCCCGGCCACCGTACCATCCACAGCTCTCATCCCTAACTCCAGCTTCCTCGTCGACGCCTTCCGCCACGCTGGCGACTTCTCCGTCGCCTATTTCCTCTCCCACTTCCACTCCGACCACTACGCCGGCCTCGGCCCCTCCTGGCGCCGGGGCCTCGTCTTCTGCAGCGCTCCCaccgcgcgcctcctcgcctcTGTGCTATCCGTACCTTCGGAGCTCATCGTCTCCATTGACATTGGCGCCCGCATCACCGTTGATGGCTGGGGCGTAGTCGCCGTCGATGCCAACCACTGCCCTGGTGCCGTCCAGTTCCTTTTCACCTCCCCTGGACCAAACACGAAGAGGTATGTACACACCGGGGACTTCCGCTATACGGATTCTATGAGAAGCGACCCTAATCTGCTGGAATTTGTCGGTGCTGATGCTGTATTTCTGGACACCACCTACTGTAACCCCAAATTTACATTTCCTTCTCAAGAGGAGTCAGTGGAATATGTTGTGAACACAATAAAGCAGGTGAAGGAGGAGAGTGAGGCAGCCGGAGAGCGTGTGCTGTTTTTGATCGCGACTTATGTTGTAGGCAAAGAGAAGATTTTGCTGGAGGTTGCACGGCGCTGTGGGTGCATGATACATGTGGATAGCAGGAAGATGAAAATTTTGACAGGACTGGGGTTTGGTGGTGAGAAAGGAGTTTTTACTGAGGACGCAGCAGCATCAGATGTGCATGTTACAGGGTGGAATATTTTGGGGGAGACATGGCCCTATTTCCGGCCGAATTTTGTGAAAATGAAGGAGATCATGATGGAGAGAGGGTACACCAAGGCAGTTAGTTTTGTGCCGACCGGATGGATGtatgaaaccaagaaggaagGGTTTGCTGTTAGGGTGAAGGATTCACTCAAGATACATCTTGTGCCTTATAGTGAGCACTCGAGCTATGATGAGTTGCGGGAGTACGTGAAGTTCTTGCACCCAAAACAGGTCATCCCAACTGTGGGAGTCGATGGTGGGAAGCTTGATGGTAAGGAGGCGATTGCTCTGAAGAAACATTTTGCGGGATTAGTGGACGAGACGGCGAATAAACACGAGTTCTTGTCAGTGTTCCATCCAAGATCGATATGTGCTACTCTTAACCATGAGGATGTGCTGGCTAAATGCTTAAGGGATCAAGATGGGGAGGAGTTTGCTTCCTTACCAGAAATCAATAATGCTTCTGAATTATCAGACAGTTCAAACATTAAGATTACAGAGGAAATGAAGAAAGAACTATCAGATTTCCTACCATCATGGGTCAGCCAGGACCAAATCCTAGGCCTGTTGATGAGGTCAGGTGGTGATGTTGTTCAATCAGCATCTGATTTTTTTGAGCGGGAAAGAGATTTCTTTGAAGAAGCAAATGTTTCTAATAATGAAATGTCTAAGTCAGGGGGAATCCACACTTCTGATCATGGACCTTCTGCTGATGTAAGTAGTCAGCAGGAAGTAACTTTATTTTCAGAGAAGCCCATGGAGCCTTCTACAAAGCTGGTGAACTTGACTCCTGTGAGAATGAACTCGAATCTTCCCAAGAAGGAAAGGAAGAGGGTTTCTAGCACTGCAAACaagtcaaaaaagaaaggaaggtCTGCTGCCTCAACAGAATCTGGTGGGCGCAAACAGCCCACAATTACAAACTATTTTGGTAGAGCAATGGCAGCTGCTTCTAAAAGCGAGACCGCCAATAAAGTAACAGTGGACCCATATGAAAACATTGGAGAGAAGGAGAATGACACTCAGTTAACTGATATTGTAAAAACGCACGAGCAGGGCATAAACCAGCTTCTTCAGATTGTAGATGGCAGCATGTCCAGAGAATCTGCAATTTCTTTACTTGAGAAGACGAAAGGAGATGTCAATGTAGCAGTTGACATGTTCTACAGTAAAATCCAAAACAATAACGTACCTGTTAATGACAAGAGTATTGTACCGCAGAATACTCAAAATGAAATTATAGATAAAAATAGTAACTCAGACATCATTCAAAGCTCTTCTCAGGCTACTCCAAAGATGCAAAACCTGTATGTACAAACTTCTTTAGCACAAGCAGATTCGATGAATATATCATTGCCAGTTGAAAAGTATCTGCCGATTGAGCATG CTTGCTGGACAACAGGACAGCCTGCGCCATACCTGCATTTGGCTCGCACTTTCGATCTGgttgagagagaaaaaggaaagatcaaaagTACTGCCATGCTTTGCAACATGTTCAGGAG TTTGCTTGCCTTATCACGAGATGATGTGCTACCTGCTGTTTATCTATGTACTAACAAAATTTCTCCCGGCCATGAAAATATG GAACTAAACATTGGCGGGAGTCTAATTATTTCTGCTCTGGTGGAGTCATTAGGAACCAGCAGATCTAAAATACATGAGATGTACAAAACTCACGGCGATCTTG GTGATGTGGCCCAAGAATGCCGTCAAAATCAAACGCTacttgctcctcctcgtccactCTCAATCCGTGATGTATATTCCACACTTCGAAAGCTAAG TGCAATATCAGGTGGTGGGAGTGCTGGAAGGAGAAAAATTCTTGTCTTGCATCTTATTCGGTCTTGCAGAGAAATGGAAATGAAATTTCTTGTTAGAACACTG GCACGTAACTTGCGTATTGGGGCTATGATGAAGACAATTTTACCTGCTCTTGCGCATGCTGTTGTTCTTGATGGAAAATGTGCAAAAAACACAGTGGTATCCTTGGAGGGCATCAAATCAGAATTGCAG GGCCTTTCAAGTGAAGTTACTGAGGCATACAATGTCATTCCTAATATG GATTTGCTTGTCCCCTCTCTTTTGAGAGAAGGCACTACATTTGCAGCTTCGTCCTTAGCAATGCTACCTGGCACACCTATTCCACCTATGCTTGCAAG aatTACTAATGGGCTCACTCAAGCACTGAAATTGTTTGATGGTAGAGCATTTACTTGTGAGTACAA GTATGATGGTCAGCGTGCACAGATTCACAGATTAACTGGTGGATCCGTGCAAATATTTTCAAGGCAGATGAAAGATTCAACTTCTCGATTTCCCGATCTAGTGAATATGATCAAAGAGTTGTGCAGCCCTGAGGTGGCCAGCTTTGTACTGGATGCTGAA GTTGTGGGAATTGATAGAAATAAAGGAAACAAGCTGATGTCATTCCAAGAATTGTcttcgagagagagagggagcaaGCACTCCTCAATTACAATTCAGAATATAAAG GTTGACATCTGTGTGTTTGTTTTTGATATCATGTTCTGCAATGGAGAGAG GCTATTGGATTACCCTCTTCGACAAAGGAGAAACT ATATCCATGACTATTTTCAGGAGAAGCCAGGACACTTTGAGTTAGCTCAGCAGCTAATT GttgaaaaaaatgaagcatCTGTGGATAATTCTAGCACTTTACACAGAATGAGCAGCTTTTTCGAAAAGGCATGTCAGTCTTCTTGTGAGGGTATAATGTTGAAGACTCTAGATGTTGATGCTGGATACTCTGCTTCCAAGCGCTGTGATTCGTGGTTAAAG GTCAAGCGCGACTATGTGGAAGGCCTTGGTGATAGCCTTGACTTAGTTCCCATCGGTGCATGGTATGGAAATGGACGGAAAGCTGGATG GTACAGCCCTTTTCTTATGGCATGCTACAATCCTGACTATGAAGAATATCAAAGTGTCTGCCGTGTTATGTCTGGTTTCTCAGATGAATTCTACAAAGAG ATGAAGGAGTTTTATTCTGAAGAAAGGATACTGCCCAAGAAACCTGTTTACTACAAAACAGATGAGCTGCCAGAGTTGTGGTTCAGTGCTGAACAAGTTTGGGAGATCCGAGGTGCAG ACCTTACATTATCCCCTGTACACCACGCGGCAACTGGGATTGTCCATCCGTCGCGTGGGATCTCGGTGAGGATGCCGAGGTACATACGCTCTGTTCCAGATCGGAGCCCAGAGGACTGTAGCACGGCTACGGATGTTGCTTGCATGTTCAAAGCTCAGACCAGGAAGATGGAGGTCAGCAGCGATGGCCCTGCCAGCAGTCACTAG
- the LOC100835014 gene encoding DNA ligase 6 isoform X3 produces MASLLCSPATKSFSVDTSTLFLSSLASLSPAQTHPISAPSATPPVPATVPSTALIPNSSFLVDAFRHAGDFSVAYFLSHFHSDHYAGLGPSWRRGLVFCSAPTARLLASVLSVPSELIVSIDIGARITVDGWGVVAVDANHCPGAVQFLFTSPGPNTKRYVHTGDFRYTDSMRSDPNLLEFVGADAVFLDTTYCNPKFTFPSQEESVEYVVNTIKQVKEESEAAGERVLFLIATYVVGKEKILLEVARRCGCMIHVDSRKMKILTGLGFGGEKGVFTEDAAASDVHVTGWNILGETWPYFRPNFVKMKEIMMERGYTKAVSFVPTGWMYETKKEGFAVRVKDSLKIHLVPYSEHSSYDELREYVKFLHPKQVIPTVGVDGGKLDGKEAIALKKHFAGLVDETANKHEFLSVFHPRSICATLNHEDVLAKCLRDQDGEEFASLPEINNASELSDSSNIKITEEMKKELSDFLPSWVSQDQILGLLMRSGGDVVQSASDFFERERDFFEEANVSNNEMSKSGGIHTSDHGPSADVSSQQEVTLFSEKPMEPSTKLVNLTPVRMNSNLPKKERKRVSSTANKSKKKGRSAASTESGGRKQPTITNYFGRAMAAASKSETANKVTVDPYENIGEKENDTQLTDIVKTHEQGINQLLQIVDGSMSRESAISLLEKTKGDVNVAVDMFYSKIQNNNVPVNDKSIVPQNTQNEIIDKNSNSDIIQSSSQATPKMQNLYVQTSLAQADSMNISLPVEKYLPIEHACWTTGQPAPYLHLARTFDLVEREKGKIKSTAMLCNMFRSLLALSRDDVLPAVYLCTNKISPGHENMELNIGGSLIISALVESLGTSRSKIHEMYKTHGDLGDVAQECRQNQTLLAPPRPLSIRDVYSTLRKLSAISGGGSAGRRKILVLHLIRSCREMEMKFLVRTLARNLRIGAMMKTILPALAHAVVLDGKCAKNTVVSLEGIKSELQGLSSEVTEAYNVIPNMDLLVPSLLREGTTFAASSLAMLPGTPIPPMLARITNGLTQALKLFDGRAFTCEYKYDGQRAQIHRLTGGSVQIFSRQMKDSTSRFPDLVNMIKELCSPEVASFVLDAEVVGIDRNKGNKLMSFQELSSRERGSKHSSITIQNIKFF; encoded by the exons ATGGCGTCCCTCCTCTGCTCTCCCGCCACAAAATCCTTCTCCGTCGACACCTCCAcgctcttcctctcctccctggCGTCACTGTCGCCCGCCCAGACCCACCCCATCTCCGCCCCCTCCGCGACCCCGCCCGTCCCGGCCACCGTACCATCCACAGCTCTCATCCCTAACTCCAGCTTCCTCGTCGACGCCTTCCGCCACGCTGGCGACTTCTCCGTCGCCTATTTCCTCTCCCACTTCCACTCCGACCACTACGCCGGCCTCGGCCCCTCCTGGCGCCGGGGCCTCGTCTTCTGCAGCGCTCCCaccgcgcgcctcctcgcctcTGTGCTATCCGTACCTTCGGAGCTCATCGTCTCCATTGACATTGGCGCCCGCATCACCGTTGATGGCTGGGGCGTAGTCGCCGTCGATGCCAACCACTGCCCTGGTGCCGTCCAGTTCCTTTTCACCTCCCCTGGACCAAACACGAAGAGGTATGTACACACCGGGGACTTCCGCTATACGGATTCTATGAGAAGCGACCCTAATCTGCTGGAATTTGTCGGTGCTGATGCTGTATTTCTGGACACCACCTACTGTAACCCCAAATTTACATTTCCTTCTCAAGAGGAGTCAGTGGAATATGTTGTGAACACAATAAAGCAGGTGAAGGAGGAGAGTGAGGCAGCCGGAGAGCGTGTGCTGTTTTTGATCGCGACTTATGTTGTAGGCAAAGAGAAGATTTTGCTGGAGGTTGCACGGCGCTGTGGGTGCATGATACATGTGGATAGCAGGAAGATGAAAATTTTGACAGGACTGGGGTTTGGTGGTGAGAAAGGAGTTTTTACTGAGGACGCAGCAGCATCAGATGTGCATGTTACAGGGTGGAATATTTTGGGGGAGACATGGCCCTATTTCCGGCCGAATTTTGTGAAAATGAAGGAGATCATGATGGAGAGAGGGTACACCAAGGCAGTTAGTTTTGTGCCGACCGGATGGATGtatgaaaccaagaaggaagGGTTTGCTGTTAGGGTGAAGGATTCACTCAAGATACATCTTGTGCCTTATAGTGAGCACTCGAGCTATGATGAGTTGCGGGAGTACGTGAAGTTCTTGCACCCAAAACAGGTCATCCCAACTGTGGGAGTCGATGGTGGGAAGCTTGATGGTAAGGAGGCGATTGCTCTGAAGAAACATTTTGCGGGATTAGTGGACGAGACGGCGAATAAACACGAGTTCTTGTCAGTGTTCCATCCAAGATCGATATGTGCTACTCTTAACCATGAGGATGTGCTGGCTAAATGCTTAAGGGATCAAGATGGGGAGGAGTTTGCTTCCTTACCAGAAATCAATAATGCTTCTGAATTATCAGACAGTTCAAACATTAAGATTACAGAGGAAATGAAGAAAGAACTATCAGATTTCCTACCATCATGGGTCAGCCAGGACCAAATCCTAGGCCTGTTGATGAGGTCAGGTGGTGATGTTGTTCAATCAGCATCTGATTTTTTTGAGCGGGAAAGAGATTTCTTTGAAGAAGCAAATGTTTCTAATAATGAAATGTCTAAGTCAGGGGGAATCCACACTTCTGATCATGGACCTTCTGCTGATGTAAGTAGTCAGCAGGAAGTAACTTTATTTTCAGAGAAGCCCATGGAGCCTTCTACAAAGCTGGTGAACTTGACTCCTGTGAGAATGAACTCGAATCTTCCCAAGAAGGAAAGGAAGAGGGTTTCTAGCACTGCAAACaagtcaaaaaagaaaggaaggtCTGCTGCCTCAACAGAATCTGGTGGGCGCAAACAGCCCACAATTACAAACTATTTTGGTAGAGCAATGGCAGCTGCTTCTAAAAGCGAGACCGCCAATAAAGTAACAGTGGACCCATATGAAAACATTGGAGAGAAGGAGAATGACACTCAGTTAACTGATATTGTAAAAACGCACGAGCAGGGCATAAACCAGCTTCTTCAGATTGTAGATGGCAGCATGTCCAGAGAATCTGCAATTTCTTTACTTGAGAAGACGAAAGGAGATGTCAATGTAGCAGTTGACATGTTCTACAGTAAAATCCAAAACAATAACGTACCTGTTAATGACAAGAGTATTGTACCGCAGAATACTCAAAATGAAATTATAGATAAAAATAGTAACTCAGACATCATTCAAAGCTCTTCTCAGGCTACTCCAAAGATGCAAAACCTGTATGTACAAACTTCTTTAGCACAAGCAGATTCGATGAATATATCATTGCCAGTTGAAAAGTATCTGCCGATTGAGCATG CTTGCTGGACAACAGGACAGCCTGCGCCATACCTGCATTTGGCTCGCACTTTCGATCTGgttgagagagaaaaaggaaagatcaaaagTACTGCCATGCTTTGCAACATGTTCAGGAG TTTGCTTGCCTTATCACGAGATGATGTGCTACCTGCTGTTTATCTATGTACTAACAAAATTTCTCCCGGCCATGAAAATATG GAACTAAACATTGGCGGGAGTCTAATTATTTCTGCTCTGGTGGAGTCATTAGGAACCAGCAGATCTAAAATACATGAGATGTACAAAACTCACGGCGATCTTG GTGATGTGGCCCAAGAATGCCGTCAAAATCAAACGCTacttgctcctcctcgtccactCTCAATCCGTGATGTATATTCCACACTTCGAAAGCTAAG TGCAATATCAGGTGGTGGGAGTGCTGGAAGGAGAAAAATTCTTGTCTTGCATCTTATTCGGTCTTGCAGAGAAATGGAAATGAAATTTCTTGTTAGAACACTG GCACGTAACTTGCGTATTGGGGCTATGATGAAGACAATTTTACCTGCTCTTGCGCATGCTGTTGTTCTTGATGGAAAATGTGCAAAAAACACAGTGGTATCCTTGGAGGGCATCAAATCAGAATTGCAG GGCCTTTCAAGTGAAGTTACTGAGGCATACAATGTCATTCCTAATATG GATTTGCTTGTCCCCTCTCTTTTGAGAGAAGGCACTACATTTGCAGCTTCGTCCTTAGCAATGCTACCTGGCACACCTATTCCACCTATGCTTGCAAG aatTACTAATGGGCTCACTCAAGCACTGAAATTGTTTGATGGTAGAGCATTTACTTGTGAGTACAA GTATGATGGTCAGCGTGCACAGATTCACAGATTAACTGGTGGATCCGTGCAAATATTTTCAAGGCAGATGAAAGATTCAACTTCTCGATTTCCCGATCTAGTGAATATGATCAAAGAGTTGTGCAGCCCTGAGGTGGCCAGCTTTGTACTGGATGCTGAA GTTGTGGGAATTGATAGAAATAAAGGAAACAAGCTGATGTCATTCCAAGAATTGTcttcgagagagagagggagcaaGCACTCCTCAATTACAATTCAGAATATAAAG TTTTTCTAG
- the LOC100835014 gene encoding DNA ligase 6 isoform X2: MASLLCSPATKSFSVDTSTLFLSSLASLSPAQTHPISAPSATPPVPATVPSTALIPNSSFLVDAFRHAGDFSVAYFLSHFHSDHYAGLGPSWRRGLVFCSAPTARLLASVLSVPSELIVSIDIGARITVDGWGVVAVDANHCPGAVQFLFTSPGPNTKRYVHTGDFRYTDSMRSDPNLLEFVGADAVFLDTTYCNPKFTFPSQEESVEYVVNTIKQVKEESEAAGERVLFLIATYVVGKEKILLEVARRCGCMIHVDSRKMKILTGLGFGGEKGVFTEDAAASDVHVTGWNILGETWPYFRPNFVKMKEIMMERGYTKAVSFVPTGWMYETKKEGFAVRVKDSLKIHLVPYSEHSSYDELREYVKFLHPKQVIPTVGVDGGKLDGKEAIALKKHFAGLVDETANKHEFLSVFHPRSICATLNHEDVLAKCLRDQDGEEFASLPEINNASELSDSSNIKITEEMKKELSDFLPSWVSQDQILGLLMRSGGDVVQSASDFFERERDFFEEANVSNNEMSKSGGIHTSDHGPSADVSSQQEVTLFSEKPMEPSTKLVNLTPVRMNSNLPKKERKRVSSTANKSKKKGRSAASTESGGRKQPTITNYFGRAMAAASKSETANKVTVDPYENIGEKENDTQLTDIVKTHEQGINQLLQIVDGSMSRESAISLLEKTKGDVNVAVDMFYSKIQNNNVPVNDKSIVPQNTQNEIIDKNSNSDIIQSSSQATPKMQNLYVQTSLAQADSMNISLPVEKYLPIEHACWTTGQPAPYLHLARTFDLVEREKGKIKSTAMLCNMFRSLLALSRDDVLPAVYLCTNKISPGHENMELNIGGSLIISALVESLGTSRSKIHEMYKTHGDLGDVAQECRQNQTLLAPPRPLSIRDVYSTLRKLSAISGGGSAGRRKILVLHLIRSCREMEMKFLVRTLARNLRIGAMMKTILPALAHAVVLDGKCAKNTVVSLEGIKSELQGLSSEVTEAYNVIPNMDLLVPSLLREGTTFAASSLAMLPGTPIPPMLARITNGLTQALKLFDGRAFTCEYKYDGQRAQIHRLTGGSVQIFSRQMKDSTSRFPDLVNMIKELCSPEVASFVLDAEVVGIDRNKGNKLMSFQELSSRERGSKHSSITIQNIKFSPVLTFY; encoded by the exons ATGGCGTCCCTCCTCTGCTCTCCCGCCACAAAATCCTTCTCCGTCGACACCTCCAcgctcttcctctcctccctggCGTCACTGTCGCCCGCCCAGACCCACCCCATCTCCGCCCCCTCCGCGACCCCGCCCGTCCCGGCCACCGTACCATCCACAGCTCTCATCCCTAACTCCAGCTTCCTCGTCGACGCCTTCCGCCACGCTGGCGACTTCTCCGTCGCCTATTTCCTCTCCCACTTCCACTCCGACCACTACGCCGGCCTCGGCCCCTCCTGGCGCCGGGGCCTCGTCTTCTGCAGCGCTCCCaccgcgcgcctcctcgcctcTGTGCTATCCGTACCTTCGGAGCTCATCGTCTCCATTGACATTGGCGCCCGCATCACCGTTGATGGCTGGGGCGTAGTCGCCGTCGATGCCAACCACTGCCCTGGTGCCGTCCAGTTCCTTTTCACCTCCCCTGGACCAAACACGAAGAGGTATGTACACACCGGGGACTTCCGCTATACGGATTCTATGAGAAGCGACCCTAATCTGCTGGAATTTGTCGGTGCTGATGCTGTATTTCTGGACACCACCTACTGTAACCCCAAATTTACATTTCCTTCTCAAGAGGAGTCAGTGGAATATGTTGTGAACACAATAAAGCAGGTGAAGGAGGAGAGTGAGGCAGCCGGAGAGCGTGTGCTGTTTTTGATCGCGACTTATGTTGTAGGCAAAGAGAAGATTTTGCTGGAGGTTGCACGGCGCTGTGGGTGCATGATACATGTGGATAGCAGGAAGATGAAAATTTTGACAGGACTGGGGTTTGGTGGTGAGAAAGGAGTTTTTACTGAGGACGCAGCAGCATCAGATGTGCATGTTACAGGGTGGAATATTTTGGGGGAGACATGGCCCTATTTCCGGCCGAATTTTGTGAAAATGAAGGAGATCATGATGGAGAGAGGGTACACCAAGGCAGTTAGTTTTGTGCCGACCGGATGGATGtatgaaaccaagaaggaagGGTTTGCTGTTAGGGTGAAGGATTCACTCAAGATACATCTTGTGCCTTATAGTGAGCACTCGAGCTATGATGAGTTGCGGGAGTACGTGAAGTTCTTGCACCCAAAACAGGTCATCCCAACTGTGGGAGTCGATGGTGGGAAGCTTGATGGTAAGGAGGCGATTGCTCTGAAGAAACATTTTGCGGGATTAGTGGACGAGACGGCGAATAAACACGAGTTCTTGTCAGTGTTCCATCCAAGATCGATATGTGCTACTCTTAACCATGAGGATGTGCTGGCTAAATGCTTAAGGGATCAAGATGGGGAGGAGTTTGCTTCCTTACCAGAAATCAATAATGCTTCTGAATTATCAGACAGTTCAAACATTAAGATTACAGAGGAAATGAAGAAAGAACTATCAGATTTCCTACCATCATGGGTCAGCCAGGACCAAATCCTAGGCCTGTTGATGAGGTCAGGTGGTGATGTTGTTCAATCAGCATCTGATTTTTTTGAGCGGGAAAGAGATTTCTTTGAAGAAGCAAATGTTTCTAATAATGAAATGTCTAAGTCAGGGGGAATCCACACTTCTGATCATGGACCTTCTGCTGATGTAAGTAGTCAGCAGGAAGTAACTTTATTTTCAGAGAAGCCCATGGAGCCTTCTACAAAGCTGGTGAACTTGACTCCTGTGAGAATGAACTCGAATCTTCCCAAGAAGGAAAGGAAGAGGGTTTCTAGCACTGCAAACaagtcaaaaaagaaaggaaggtCTGCTGCCTCAACAGAATCTGGTGGGCGCAAACAGCCCACAATTACAAACTATTTTGGTAGAGCAATGGCAGCTGCTTCTAAAAGCGAGACCGCCAATAAAGTAACAGTGGACCCATATGAAAACATTGGAGAGAAGGAGAATGACACTCAGTTAACTGATATTGTAAAAACGCACGAGCAGGGCATAAACCAGCTTCTTCAGATTGTAGATGGCAGCATGTCCAGAGAATCTGCAATTTCTTTACTTGAGAAGACGAAAGGAGATGTCAATGTAGCAGTTGACATGTTCTACAGTAAAATCCAAAACAATAACGTACCTGTTAATGACAAGAGTATTGTACCGCAGAATACTCAAAATGAAATTATAGATAAAAATAGTAACTCAGACATCATTCAAAGCTCTTCTCAGGCTACTCCAAAGATGCAAAACCTGTATGTACAAACTTCTTTAGCACAAGCAGATTCGATGAATATATCATTGCCAGTTGAAAAGTATCTGCCGATTGAGCATG CTTGCTGGACAACAGGACAGCCTGCGCCATACCTGCATTTGGCTCGCACTTTCGATCTGgttgagagagaaaaaggaaagatcaaaagTACTGCCATGCTTTGCAACATGTTCAGGAG TTTGCTTGCCTTATCACGAGATGATGTGCTACCTGCTGTTTATCTATGTACTAACAAAATTTCTCCCGGCCATGAAAATATG GAACTAAACATTGGCGGGAGTCTAATTATTTCTGCTCTGGTGGAGTCATTAGGAACCAGCAGATCTAAAATACATGAGATGTACAAAACTCACGGCGATCTTG GTGATGTGGCCCAAGAATGCCGTCAAAATCAAACGCTacttgctcctcctcgtccactCTCAATCCGTGATGTATATTCCACACTTCGAAAGCTAAG TGCAATATCAGGTGGTGGGAGTGCTGGAAGGAGAAAAATTCTTGTCTTGCATCTTATTCGGTCTTGCAGAGAAATGGAAATGAAATTTCTTGTTAGAACACTG GCACGTAACTTGCGTATTGGGGCTATGATGAAGACAATTTTACCTGCTCTTGCGCATGCTGTTGTTCTTGATGGAAAATGTGCAAAAAACACAGTGGTATCCTTGGAGGGCATCAAATCAGAATTGCAG GGCCTTTCAAGTGAAGTTACTGAGGCATACAATGTCATTCCTAATATG GATTTGCTTGTCCCCTCTCTTTTGAGAGAAGGCACTACATTTGCAGCTTCGTCCTTAGCAATGCTACCTGGCACACCTATTCCACCTATGCTTGCAAG aatTACTAATGGGCTCACTCAAGCACTGAAATTGTTTGATGGTAGAGCATTTACTTGTGAGTACAA GTATGATGGTCAGCGTGCACAGATTCACAGATTAACTGGTGGATCCGTGCAAATATTTTCAAGGCAGATGAAAGATTCAACTTCTCGATTTCCCGATCTAGTGAATATGATCAAAGAGTTGTGCAGCCCTGAGGTGGCCAGCTTTGTACTGGATGCTGAA GTTGTGGGAATTGATAGAAATAAAGGAAACAAGCTGATGTCATTCCAAGAATTGTcttcgagagagagagggagcaaGCACTCCTCAATTACAATTCAGAATATAAAG TTTTCACCAGTGCTTACCTTTTATTGA